The Streptomyces sp. NBC_00224 genome has a window encoding:
- a CDS encoding sensor histidine kinase — protein MRSGRAPRRPRRWTLRTRLVVSAVALIAVVAAVIGTVTVIGMRSNLQRQLDDSLRPAVERTHHLAPDLSTGFVSAPGQPFGTVGLRIGPDGQPAGATSVRGEPGSSPRGAQEPLTAGQIGALAAVAKDGRIHTVAVPGLGSYRAQWARDGSALVGFPLKDVESTVNALILVVVSVTAAGLVAAGIAGTAIVGVALRPLRRVAATATRVSELPLHSGEVALHERVRDAEADPRTEVGQVGAALNRMLGHVGSALAARQESETRVRQFVADASHELRTPLASIRGYAELTRRGTEEVGPATRHALGRVEAEAQRMTGLVEDLLLLARLDAGRPLSYESTDLSPLVVDAVSDARAAGQGHRWRLELPDLPDDPVSVLGDGARLHQVLVNLLGNARTHTPDGTTVTARVARQGAWAVLEVEDDGPGIPPALLPHVFERFARGDASRSRAHGSTGLGLAIVQAVVAAHGGGVSVRSAPGSTVFSVHLPVPGAPPAPATRPATTPAPVPVHHSQPAHSRATQV, from the coding sequence ATGCGTTCCGGGCGCGCCCCGAGGCGGCCGCGCCGGTGGACGCTGCGGACCCGGCTCGTCGTCTCCGCCGTCGCGCTGATCGCCGTCGTGGCCGCCGTGATCGGCACGGTCACGGTCATCGGGATGCGCTCCAACCTCCAGCGGCAGCTGGACGACTCGCTGCGCCCCGCCGTCGAGCGCACGCACCACCTCGCGCCCGACCTCTCCACGGGCTTCGTCTCCGCGCCCGGGCAGCCGTTCGGCACGGTCGGGCTGCGCATCGGCCCCGACGGGCAGCCCGCCGGGGCCACCAGCGTCCGGGGCGAGCCCGGGTCGTCGCCCCGGGGGGCCCAGGAGCCCCTCACCGCCGGCCAGATCGGCGCGCTGGCGGCGGTGGCCAAGGACGGGCGCATCCACACCGTCGCGGTGCCGGGCCTCGGCTCGTACCGGGCGCAGTGGGCGAGGGACGGCTCGGCCCTCGTCGGCTTCCCGCTCAAGGACGTCGAGTCCACCGTCAACGCCCTGATCCTGGTCGTCGTCTCGGTGACCGCCGCCGGTCTGGTCGCCGCCGGGATCGCGGGCACCGCCATCGTCGGCGTCGCGCTCCGCCCGCTGCGCCGGGTCGCCGCGACGGCCACCCGGGTCTCCGAACTGCCGCTCCACAGCGGCGAGGTGGCCCTGCACGAGCGTGTCCGGGACGCCGAGGCCGACCCGCGTACCGAGGTCGGGCAGGTCGGCGCGGCGCTCAACCGGATGCTGGGGCACGTCGGCTCCGCGCTTGCCGCGCGGCAGGAGAGCGAGACGCGCGTACGGCAGTTCGTCGCCGACGCCAGCCATGAGCTGCGCACCCCGCTCGCCTCCATTCGCGGGTACGCCGAGCTCACCCGGCGCGGCACGGAGGAGGTCGGGCCCGCGACCCGCCACGCGCTGGGGCGCGTCGAGGCGGAGGCCCAGCGGATGACCGGCCTGGTGGAGGATCTGCTGCTGCTCGCACGGCTCGACGCCGGACGCCCGCTCTCGTACGAGAGCACTGATCTCTCCCCGTTGGTCGTGGACGCGGTGAGCGACGCGCGGGCGGCCGGGCAGGGACACCGGTGGCGCCTGGAGCTCCCGGACCTGCCCGACGACCCGGTCTCCGTCCTCGGCGACGGCGCCCGGCTCCACCAGGTCCTGGTCAATCTGCTCGGCAACGCGCGCACCCACACCCCGGACGGCACGACCGTCACCGCGCGCGTGGCGCGCCAGGGCGCGTGGGCCGTGCTCGAAGTCGAGGACGACGGCCCGGGCATCCCGCCCGCGCTGCTGCCGCACGTCTTCGAGCGGTTCGCGCGCGGCGACGCCTCCCGGTCCCGGGCGCACGGCTCGACCGGGCTCGGCCTCGCCATCGTGCAGGCGGTGGTGGCCGCGCACGGGGGCGGCGTCTCGGTGCGCTCGGCCCCGGGCAGCACGGTCTTCAGCGTCCACCTGCCGGTCCCGGGCGCCCCGCCCGCGCCGGCCACCCGGCCCGCGACGACCCCCGCTCCCGTACCCGTTCACCACTCACAGCCTGCCCACAGTCGCGCCACACAGGTGTGA
- a CDS encoding glycosyltransferase yields the protein MRTDISVGTLPAREHLPVGAAGGPVLDVVVPVYNEERDLEPCVRRLQQHLARTFPYAFRITVADNASTDRTPEVAARLAREIEGVRHFRLEEKGRGRALRTVWSASDAPVLAYMDVDLSTDLNALLPLVAPLISGHSDLAIGSRLSRASRVVRGPKREFISRAYNLILKSSLAARFSDAQCGFKAIRRDVAERLLPMVEDTGWFFDTELLVLAERAGLRIHEVPVDWVDDPDSTVHIVRTATDDLKGVWRVGRALAVGALPLDRLARPFGDDPRDRGISGVPGGLARQLVGFCVIGALSTLFYLGLYSLFRTGTGPQVANAAALLVSAVANTAANRRLTFGVRGRDRAMRHQAQGLVVFAIGLALTSGSLAALGAANGDPSHSTEVAVLVAANLAATVLRFLLFRAWVFPDRATSIPHQKDATR from the coding sequence ATGCGAACCGACATCTCCGTGGGCACCCTGCCGGCACGCGAGCACCTGCCCGTCGGTGCGGCGGGCGGGCCCGTACTCGACGTGGTGGTCCCCGTCTACAACGAGGAGCGGGACCTGGAGCCGTGTGTGCGCCGGCTCCAGCAGCACCTCGCACGCACCTTCCCGTACGCGTTCCGGATCACCGTCGCCGACAACGCCTCCACCGACCGCACGCCCGAGGTCGCGGCGCGCCTGGCCCGCGAGATCGAGGGCGTACGCCACTTCCGGCTCGAAGAGAAGGGACGCGGGCGGGCGTTGCGGACCGTGTGGTCGGCCTCGGACGCGCCCGTGCTCGCGTACATGGACGTCGACCTCTCGACCGACCTGAACGCCCTGCTCCCGCTGGTCGCCCCGCTGATCTCGGGCCACTCCGACCTCGCGATCGGCTCCCGCCTCAGCCGGGCCTCGCGGGTGGTGCGCGGGCCCAAGCGCGAGTTCATCTCCCGCGCGTACAACCTGATACTCAAGTCGTCGCTGGCGGCGCGCTTCTCGGACGCCCAGTGCGGGTTCAAGGCGATACGCCGTGACGTGGCCGAGCGGCTGCTGCCGATGGTGGAGGACACCGGCTGGTTCTTCGACACCGAACTCCTGGTGCTCGCCGAGCGGGCCGGTCTGCGCATCCACGAGGTGCCGGTGGACTGGGTCGACGACCCGGACTCGACCGTCCATATCGTGCGGACGGCGACCGACGACCTCAAGGGTGTGTGGCGGGTCGGGCGCGCCCTCGCCGTCGGTGCGCTCCCCCTGGACCGGCTCGCGCGCCCGTTCGGTGACGACCCGCGCGACCGAGGGATCAGCGGCGTACCGGGCGGGCTCGCCCGCCAGCTCGTCGGCTTCTGCGTGATCGGCGCGCTCTCCACCCTCTTCTACCTCGGCCTCTACTCGCTCTTCCGGACCGGCACCGGACCCCAAGTGGCCAACGCCGCCGCCCTGTTGGTGTCCGCCGTCGCCAACACCGCCGCCAACCGCCGGCTCACCTTCGGCGTACGGGGGCGGGACCGCGCGATGCGCCACCAGGCGCAGGGCCTCGTCGTGTTCGCCATCGGACTCGCCCTCACCAGCGGCTCGCTCGCGGCCCTGGGCGCCGCGAACGGCGACCCCTCGCACTCCACCGAGGTCGCGGTCCTGGTCGCGGCGAACCTGGCGGCCACCGTGCTGCGCTTCCTGCTCTTCCGCGCCTGGGTCTTCCCGGACCGCGCCACGTCGATCCCCCACCAGAAGGACGCCACCCGATGA
- a CDS encoding ArnT family glycosyltransferase gives MTTTSYPAGAHEGVAAARHKAAAGRLWRGRTTDPAWVRPAFLGLLLLTFLAYLWNLSASGYANSFYSAAVQAGGESWKAMFFGSLDSANAITVDKPPAALWPMALSVRLFGLGSWQILLPEVLMGVGTVAVLYAAVRRRFSPAAGLIAGAVLALTPVAALMFRFNNPDALLALLMTVTVYCVLRALEGARTKWLVWAGVAVGFAFLTKTLQAFLILPPLAVLYAVCAPTTVRRRLGQLALSGLATVVSGGWWVAVVELWPASSRPYIGGSQNDSFLELTFGYNGLGRINGDETGSVGGGGGGRGGGGWGTTGLDRMFGSEVGSQISWLLPAALLLLVAGLAITWRGKRTDTARAAFLAWGGALLMTAGIFSFMAGIFHQYYTVALAPYIAALVGMGATVLWEERTRLAAAATLGASVALTAWWSYVLLGRTPDYLPWLRWTVLIGGLAAAVGIALAGRLDRRLALGAAGVGLVASLAGPFAYTVSTLQTGHTGSIVTAGPAGASMGGGPGGGRMRGGPGGEFTAPGGQNGRPAQAGQGQGQGQGQGQGQGQGQGQGQGQGQGQGQGQGPQGGGMVPPGGGAQQGGRTGMPSQLPGGGGQFPGAGGGERGGPGGMGGLLNGARVSAKAKSLLKTDADRFTWVAAAVGSQNAASYQLATEKPVMAIGGFNGSDPSPTLAQFKKYVAEGKIHYFIAGGGGGGGGMMGGQGGGTSIATWVAATFTKVTVGSATFYDLTAPAK, from the coding sequence ATGACCACGACCTCCTACCCGGCCGGCGCGCACGAGGGGGTCGCCGCGGCCCGGCACAAGGCCGCCGCGGGCCGCCTCTGGCGCGGCCGCACCACCGACCCGGCCTGGGTGCGCCCCGCCTTCCTCGGCCTCCTCCTGCTCACCTTCCTCGCCTACCTCTGGAACCTCAGCGCCTCCGGATACGCCAACTCCTTCTACTCGGCGGCCGTCCAGGCGGGCGGCGAGAGCTGGAAGGCGATGTTCTTCGGCTCGCTGGACTCCGCGAACGCCATCACCGTCGACAAGCCCCCGGCCGCGCTGTGGCCGATGGCGCTCTCCGTACGGCTCTTCGGCCTCGGCTCCTGGCAGATCCTGCTGCCCGAGGTGCTGATGGGGGTCGGCACGGTGGCGGTGCTGTACGCGGCCGTACGGCGCAGGTTCAGCCCGGCGGCGGGCCTGATCGCGGGCGCGGTGCTCGCGCTCACCCCGGTCGCGGCGCTGATGTTCCGCTTCAACAACCCGGACGCGCTGCTCGCCCTGCTGATGACCGTGACGGTCTACTGCGTGCTGCGCGCGTTGGAGGGCGCGCGGACGAAGTGGCTGGTGTGGGCGGGTGTGGCCGTCGGCTTCGCCTTCCTGACGAAGACCCTCCAGGCGTTCCTGATCCTGCCGCCGCTCGCCGTGCTGTACGCGGTGTGCGCGCCCACGACCGTACGCAGGCGGCTCGGCCAGCTCGCCCTGTCCGGGCTCGCGACGGTGGTGTCCGGCGGCTGGTGGGTGGCGGTCGTGGAGCTGTGGCCCGCGTCCTCGCGCCCGTACATCGGCGGCTCGCAGAACGACTCCTTCCTGGAGCTGACCTTCGGCTACAACGGCCTCGGCCGGATCAACGGAGACGAGACCGGCAGCGTGGGCGGCGGGGGCGGCGGCCGGGGAGGCGGCGGGTGGGGCACGACCGGCCTCGACCGGATGTTCGGCTCCGAGGTGGGCAGCCAGATCTCCTGGCTGCTGCCCGCCGCGCTGCTGCTGCTCGTCGCGGGCCTGGCGATCACCTGGCGGGGCAAGCGGACCGACACGGCCCGGGCGGCGTTCCTGGCCTGGGGCGGGGCGCTGCTGATGACCGCCGGGATCTTCAGCTTCATGGCGGGGATCTTCCACCAGTACTACACGGTCGCCCTCGCCCCCTACATCGCCGCGCTCGTCGGCATGGGCGCGACCGTGCTGTGGGAGGAGCGGACCCGGCTCGCGGCGGCCGCGACGCTGGGCGCGTCGGTGGCGCTCACGGCCTGGTGGTCGTACGTGCTGCTCGGCCGCACACCGGACTATCTGCCGTGGCTGCGGTGGACGGTGCTGATCGGCGGCCTGGCGGCGGCGGTCGGGATCGCGCTCGCGGGACGGCTCGACCGGAGGCTGGCCCTTGGCGCGGCCGGGGTGGGTCTGGTGGCGTCGCTGGCCGGGCCGTTCGCGTACACGGTGAGCACGCTCCAGACCGGCCACACCGGCTCGATCGTCACGGCGGGCCCGGCGGGCGCGTCCATGGGCGGCGGGCCCGGCGGCGGGCGGATGCGGGGCGGTCCGGGCGGCGAGTTCACCGCGCCGGGCGGGCAGAACGGGCGCCCGGCGCAGGCCGGCCAGGGCCAGGGCCAGGGCCAGGGCCAGGGCCAGGGCCAGGGCCAGGGCCAGGGCCAGGGCCAGGGCCAGGGTCAGGGTCAGGGTCAGGGTCAGGGGCCGCAGGGCGGCGGGATGGTTCCTCCGGGCGGCGGCGCCCAGCAGGGCGGCCGGACGGGCATGCCGTCCCAGCTTCCCGGCGGCGGTGGGCAGTTCCCCGGCGCGGGCGGCGGCGAGCGCGGCGGACCCGGTGGCATGGGCGGGCTGCTCAACGGCGCCCGGGTCAGCGCCAAGGCGAAGTCCCTGCTCAAGACGGATGCCGACCGGTTCACCTGGGTCGCGGCGGCCGTCGGCTCGCAGAACGCGGCCAGCTACCAACTCGCTACCGAGAAGCCGGTGATGGCGATCGGCGGCTTCAACGGCAGCGACCCGTCGCCCACGCTCGCGCAGTTCAAGAAGTACGTGGCCGAAGGGAAGATCCACTACTTCATCGCCGGAGGCGGGGGCGGTGGCGGCGGCATGATGGGCGGCCAGGGCGGCGGCACCTCCATCGCCACCTGGGTGGCGGCCACCTTCACCAAGGTGACCGTCGGCAGTGCCACGTTCTACGACCTGACGGCTCCCGCCAAGTAG
- a CDS encoding MFS transporter → MTATAADPTAAPTGHPQRWLILGVICLAQLTVLLDNTVLNVAIPSLSTSIDASSADIQWMINAYSLVQSGLLLTAGSASDRYGRKKMLAAGLALFGIGSLAAGLSQSAGQLIAARAGMGVGGALLMTTTLAVVVQIFDNEERVKAIGLWATVNSLGFAAGPLIGGLMLDHFWWGSIFLINIPVAALGLVAVLILVPESKNPLGDRPDLLGALLSTVGMTGVVYAIISGPGHGWTSVHVLASAGVGLVFLAAFARWELSIPYPMLDMHFFRNQKFTGAVAGSILVAFGMGGSLFLLTQHLQFVLGYGPLEAGLRIAPLALSVIALNVAGVGARLMPKLGTPRTIAVGMAANAAGLAAIAVLGREHYSGMLLGLVVMGAGIAVSMPAMANTLMSAIPPEKAGVGAGVNGTLAEFGNGLGVAVLGAVLNSRFAALVPSVVGAASLPAALAAAGDDAERSRISDAFASGLETSQLVGAAAVLAGGLLAAALLARAERADAPVEPVPAA, encoded by the coding sequence ATGACGGCCACCGCCGCCGATCCGACGGCCGCCCCCACGGGGCACCCACAGCGCTGGCTGATCCTGGGTGTCATCTGCCTGGCCCAGCTCACCGTGCTGCTCGACAACACCGTCCTGAACGTCGCGATCCCCTCCCTGAGCACGTCGATCGACGCCTCGTCGGCGGACATCCAGTGGATGATCAACGCGTACTCGCTCGTCCAGTCCGGACTGCTGCTCACCGCGGGCAGCGCGTCCGACCGCTACGGCCGCAAGAAGATGCTGGCGGCCGGGCTCGCGCTCTTCGGCATCGGCTCGCTGGCGGCCGGACTCTCCCAGAGCGCCGGGCAGCTGATCGCCGCGCGCGCCGGGATGGGCGTCGGCGGCGCGCTCCTGATGACCACCACGCTCGCCGTCGTCGTGCAGATCTTCGACAACGAGGAGCGGGTCAAGGCCATCGGCCTCTGGGCCACGGTCAACTCCCTCGGCTTCGCCGCCGGGCCGCTGATCGGCGGTCTGATGCTCGACCACTTCTGGTGGGGCTCGATCTTCCTGATCAACATCCCGGTCGCGGCGCTCGGCCTGGTGGCCGTGCTCATCCTGGTCCCCGAGTCGAAGAACCCGCTGGGCGACCGGCCGGACCTGCTCGGCGCGCTGCTCTCGACGGTCGGTATGACCGGAGTGGTGTACGCGATCATCTCGGGCCCGGGCCACGGCTGGACGTCGGTGCACGTGCTGGCCTCGGCCGGGGTGGGTCTGGTCTTCCTCGCCGCGTTCGCCCGCTGGGAGCTGTCCATCCCGTACCCGATGCTGGACATGCACTTCTTCCGCAACCAGAAGTTCACCGGCGCGGTCGCGGGCTCGATCCTGGTCGCCTTCGGCATGGGCGGCTCGCTGTTCCTGCTGACCCAGCACCTCCAGTTCGTCCTCGGATACGGGCCGTTGGAGGCGGGTCTGCGCATCGCGCCGCTGGCGCTGAGCGTGATCGCGCTGAACGTGGCGGGCGTGGGCGCGCGGCTGATGCCCAAGCTGGGCACGCCCAGGACGATCGCGGTCGGCATGGCGGCGAACGCGGCCGGACTCGCGGCGATAGCGGTGCTCGGCCGCGAGCACTACAGCGGCATGCTGCTGGGCCTCGTGGTGATGGGCGCGGGCATCGCCGTCTCGATGCCGGCCATGGCCAACACCCTGATGAGCGCGATCCCGCCGGAGAAGGCGGGCGTGGGCGCGGGCGTCAACGGCACCCTGGCGGAGTTCGGCAACGGGCTCGGCGTGGCCGTGCTCGGCGCGGTCCTCAACTCGCGCTTCGCGGCGCTGGTCCCGTCCGTGGTGGGCGCGGCCTCGCTCCCGGCGGCGCTCGCGGCGGCGGGCGACGACGCCGAACGCTCCCGGATCTCGGACGCGTTCGCCTCCGGCCTGGAGACGAGTCAGCTGGTCGGCGCGGCGGCGGTGCTCGCGGGCGGCCTGCTCGCGGCGGCGCTGCTGGCCCGGGCGGAGCGCGCTGACGCGCCGGTGGAGCCTGTGCCCGCGGCATAG
- a CDS encoding TetR/AcrR family transcriptional regulator, whose amino-acid sequence MVSAADRAKNPTRTSVWLEGGKQAGRVRRSDQPTTATSLDRDRIIAESVRLLDAEGPTKFSMRRLAGELGVTAMSLYWYVDTKDDLLELALDSVFGELRVPDVEGAGADADWRDQLRELAVSYRSVMVRHPWVSPLVGRYLNIGPRSMEFANAAQKILSRTGLPAHGITGGLSAVFQFVYGFGTIEGHFVARCAEAGVTQDEYFAQAMGALRERPDFHQTMELAEELMEARGGDTVEEMRERDFVFALDILIAGIEAKRER is encoded by the coding sequence ATGGTGTCGGCAGCCGACCGCGCGAAGAATCCGACGCGTACCAGCGTGTGGCTGGAGGGCGGCAAACAGGCGGGCCGCGTCCGCCGGAGCGACCAGCCGACGACCGCGACGTCCCTCGACCGGGACCGGATCATCGCGGAGTCGGTGCGTCTGCTGGACGCGGAGGGCCCGACGAAGTTCTCCATGCGCCGCCTGGCGGGCGAGCTCGGGGTCACGGCCATGTCGCTGTACTGGTACGTGGACACCAAGGACGACCTGCTGGAACTTGCCCTGGACTCGGTGTTCGGGGAGCTGCGGGTGCCGGACGTGGAAGGCGCCGGGGCGGACGCGGACTGGCGCGACCAGCTCCGCGAACTCGCCGTCAGCTACCGCTCGGTCATGGTCCGCCACCCCTGGGTGTCGCCGCTCGTCGGCCGCTACCTCAACATCGGGCCGCGCTCGATGGAGTTCGCGAACGCCGCGCAGAAGATCCTCAGCCGCACGGGGCTGCCCGCCCACGGCATCACGGGCGGCCTGTCCGCCGTCTTCCAGTTCGTGTACGGCTTCGGCACGATCGAGGGCCACTTCGTCGCGCGGTGCGCGGAGGCCGGAGTCACCCAGGACGAGTACTTCGCCCAGGCGATGGGCGCCCTGCGCGAACGCCCCGACTTCCACCAGACGATGGAGCTGGCGGAGGAACTGATGGAGGCGCGGGGCGGGGACACGGTGGAGGAGATGCGGGAGCGGGACTTTGTGTTCGCGCTGGATATTTTGATCGCGGGGATTGAGGCTAAGCGGGAGCGGTAG
- a CDS encoding ATP-binding protein yields the protein MDEYMSRVPAGIWGLICPGSPEEVARARRWTRDVLREHPRVDDAVLVVSELGTNALTHTAGDALRVMLTVTEGRVTVAVTDSGGAPQGPKVTESTEDAVHGRGLSIVMALAQCLAVTGDEAGRTVTAELPC from the coding sequence ATGGACGAGTATATGAGTAGAGTCCCGGCGGGTATCTGGGGCTTGATCTGCCCAGGTTCCCCGGAAGAAGTGGCCCGCGCCCGGCGCTGGACCCGCGACGTCTTACGGGAGCACCCCCGGGTGGACGACGCGGTCCTGGTCGTCAGCGAGCTGGGGACGAACGCGCTGACGCATACGGCGGGGGATGCGCTGCGGGTGATGCTGACCGTGACCGAGGGCCGGGTGACCGTGGCGGTCACGGACTCGGGCGGGGCGCCGCAGGGGCCGAAGGTGACTGAGTCGACTGAAGATGCCGTTCACGGGCGGGGGTTGAGCATCGTTATGGCGCTCGCGCAATGCCTGGCGGTCACGGGAGACGAGGCGGGCCGCACAGTCACGGCGGAGCTCCCATGCTGA
- a CDS encoding NUDIX hydrolase, whose amino-acid sequence MSTDRPHSVSVAGVIVDDAGRALVIKRRDNGKWEPPGGVVEREESLPDALQREVLEETGIKIALPSMLTGVYKNMTGLIVSLVFRCEAIDGAPTVGDETRALRWVTREEVVELADEAYAIRVLDALDRMSPPAVRAHDGVRLI is encoded by the coding sequence GTGAGCACCGATCGCCCGCACTCCGTCAGCGTCGCCGGCGTCATCGTCGACGACGCGGGCCGCGCGCTTGTGATCAAGCGGCGCGACAACGGCAAGTGGGAGCCGCCGGGCGGCGTGGTCGAACGCGAGGAATCCCTTCCCGACGCCCTGCAACGCGAAGTCCTGGAGGAGACCGGCATCAAGATCGCCCTTCCATCGATGTTGACCGGCGTGTACAAGAACATGACCGGCCTGATCGTCTCCCTGGTCTTCCGCTGCGAAGCCATCGACGGTGCTCCGACGGTCGGTGACGAGACCCGCGCCCTGCGCTGGGTCACCCGCGAGGAAGTGGTCGAGCTCGCCGACGAGGCGTACGCGATCCGCGTCCTGGACGCACTTGATCGCATGTCCCCGCCGGCTGTCCGCGCACACGACGGCGTTCGACTCATCTAG
- a CDS encoding GntR family transcriptional regulator → MALPSGLLGALDPTSDRAVFRQIADHLREAIDKGRFREGDKLPSETELVEHYGVSRMTVRNALSILQGEGLAVSEHGKGVFVRPRPPVRRLASDRFARRHRDQGKSAFTVEAEAAGVHSEVDGLEVKEEKPSQDVAARLGSPRKVLARRRRYLIDGRPVEFATSYLPLDIARGTQITEPNPGPGGIYARLEEQGHRLDHFDEEIRARMPSPHEVRTLHLASGVPVIHLIRTAYDTEGRAVEVCDTIMAADAFVLAYQLPAT, encoded by the coding sequence ATGGCTCTCCCGTCCGGTCTTCTGGGCGCGCTGGACCCGACCAGTGACCGCGCTGTCTTCCGACAGATCGCCGACCACCTGCGCGAAGCCATCGACAAGGGCCGTTTCCGCGAAGGCGACAAGCTGCCCTCAGAGACCGAACTCGTCGAGCATTACGGCGTCTCCCGTATGACCGTTCGCAACGCCCTCTCGATCCTCCAGGGCGAAGGACTCGCCGTCTCCGAGCACGGCAAGGGCGTCTTCGTACGGCCCCGGCCGCCCGTACGCCGCCTCGCTTCCGACCGCTTCGCCCGCCGCCACCGCGACCAGGGCAAGTCCGCCTTCACCGTCGAGGCGGAAGCCGCGGGCGTGCACTCCGAAGTGGACGGCCTGGAGGTCAAGGAGGAGAAGCCCTCCCAGGATGTCGCCGCCCGCCTTGGCTCCCCGCGCAAGGTCCTCGCCCGCCGTCGCCGCTACCTCATCGACGGCCGCCCGGTCGAGTTCGCGACCTCCTACCTTCCCCTCGACATCGCACGCGGCACGCAGATCACCGAACCCAATCCCGGCCCCGGCGGCATCTATGCCCGCCTGGAAGAGCAAGGCCACCGCCTCGACCACTTCGACGAGGAGATCCGCGCCCGCATGCCCTCCCCACACGAGGTCCGCACACTCCACCTCGCCTCCGGCGTCCCCGTGATCCATCTGATCCGTACCGCGTACGACACCGAGGGCCGCGCCGTCGAAGTCTGCGACACCATCATGGCCGCCGACGCCTTCGTCCTCGCCTACCAACTTCCGGCTACGTAA
- a CDS encoding class I SAM-dependent methyltransferase: MPARHDIDSERELWDTFAQSTKGKVFDSDPVFCWTQYSGHGPGPELLGEPATVLEIGCGTGRALAHLAQQGVKATGVDLSPVMVANTTERWGPLGARFICAEVLDHLSTRTDTYDAIYSIFGAVWFTDPARLLPLIAERLNPGGVLAFSHPPAIPGAYGPQGMYKGGFAGKATFTYRYSYTPRKWHNLLSKAGFTDIDATIVNAPEPGHIGTLIVRATV; the protein is encoded by the coding sequence TTGCCCGCACGACACGACATCGACAGTGAACGCGAACTGTGGGACACCTTCGCGCAGAGCACCAAGGGCAAGGTGTTCGACTCCGACCCCGTGTTCTGCTGGACGCAGTACTCCGGGCACGGGCCCGGCCCCGAGCTGCTGGGCGAGCCCGCAACGGTGCTGGAGATCGGATGCGGCACCGGACGAGCGCTCGCCCACCTCGCACAGCAAGGAGTGAAGGCAACGGGTGTCGACCTCTCACCCGTCATGGTCGCCAACACCACTGAGCGTTGGGGCCCGTTGGGAGCACGGTTCATCTGCGCCGAAGTGCTGGACCACCTCAGCACCCGTACGGACACGTACGACGCCATCTACTCGATCTTCGGAGCCGTGTGGTTCACCGACCCGGCCAGGCTGCTCCCGCTGATCGCCGAGCGGCTGAACCCCGGCGGAGTCCTGGCGTTCTCCCATCCCCCGGCCATCCCCGGCGCATACGGGCCGCAAGGCATGTACAAGGGCGGCTTCGCGGGAAAAGCGACGTTCACCTACCGCTACAGCTACACACCCCGCAAGTGGCACAACCTCTTGTCGAAAGCCGGCTTCACCGACATCGACGCGACGATCGTCAACGCCCCCGAACCCGGTCACATCGGCACGCTGATCGTCCGCGCCACCGTGTGA